ATCATGAGAGAGCGGGGCGTGCCGGAGGACATCATCCACGCCACCGCCAGCCACGGATATGCCATTACGGTGGATATCCGGCCGGAGCATGAGATGGAGAAGGTGTTGTATGCCACGGACGAGCTCACCGGGCTTATCGGTGCGGTGGCGCTCATGCGGCCATCGAAGAGTACCATGGATCTGGAGCTGAAATCTCTGAAAAAGAAGTATAAAACCCCCAAGTTTGCGGCCGGGTGTTCCCGGGAGGTGATCCAGCGCGGCGCGGATATGCTGGGCTGGTCGCTGGACGAATTGCTGGAACGGACGATTTTGGCCATGCGGGAGGTTGAAAAGACTGTGGGATTGTGATATAATATCCCAGATATTACTGCGGGTGCCAGTTATCACTGCCGCGGTAGGACAATCGAGGAATGAACAGGAGGTAGATATCATGGCACATATCAAGACACTGAACACCAGAGGTTTACAGGGAACAATGAAGAAGGGCGGATGCGGCGAATGCCAGACATCCTGTCAGTCTGCATGTAAGACTTCCTGCACAGTTGGCAATCAGAGCTGTGAGAACGCAAGATAAATTCTGGTTATTCAGAAACTATTTATAATAAGCAGCGGCAACCTGCCGCTGCTTATTATGCTGTTACTTTACATTACACAGTTAGCAGGAGGATGAGAATGGTTCATCAATATAAGAACAACGGCCGGAATATCGTGCTGGACGTGAACAGCGGTTCTGTTCATGTGGTGGATGATCTGGCCTACGATGCCATTGCTCTTTATGATAAGAAGAGTGAGGAAGAGATCGTACAGGAGCTGAAGGGCAGCTACCCGGAAAACGATATCCGGGAAGTGCTGGAGGACATCCGGGCGCTGAAGGATGCCGGACAGCTTTTTACAGAGGACATTTACCGAGATTACATTATGGATTTCAAGAAGCGCAAGACCGTTGTCAAGGCGCTCTGTCTGCACATTGCCCATGACTGTAATCTGGCCTGTAAATACTGCTTTGCGGAGGAAGGCGAGTACCACGGCCGCAGAGCGCTCATGAGTTTTGAGGTAGGCAAGAAAGCACTGGATTTCCTCATTGCCAATTCCGGCAACAGAAGAAATCTGGAGGTGGACTTTTTCGGCGGTGAGCCGCTGATGAACTGGCAGGTGGTGAAAGACCTGGTGGCTTACGGCAGAGAGCAGGAGAAGATCCACGACAAGAATTTCCGTTTCACCCTGACGACCAACGGCATTCTCTTAAATGACGAGGTACAGGAGTTCGTCAACAAAGAGATGGGCAACGTGGTCTTAAGCCTGGACGGCAGAAAAGAGATCAACGACATGATGCGTCCGTTCCGGGGCGGCCAGGGCAGCTACGACCAGATCGTGCCCAAGTTCCAGAAGATGGCCGAGAGCCGGAATCAGACCAACTATTATGTGAGAGGTACGTTTACCCATTACAATCTGGATTTTGCCAAAGATGTACTGCACATGGCAGATCTGGGCTTCAAGCAGATTTCTGTGGAGCCGGTGGTGGCACCGCCGGAGGCAGATTACGCCATCCGGGAGGGAGGATGTGCCGGTTCTCTGTGAAGAGTATGACCGCCTGGCTGCCGAGATCGTGCGCCGGGAAAAAGCCGGAGAGCATTTTAATTTCTTCCATTTCATGATCGACCTGACCGGCGGTCCCTGTGTGGCAAAGCGCCTGTCCGGCTGCGGATCGGGAACGGAGTATCTGGCCGTGACGCCATGGGGAGATTTTTACCCGTGTCACCAGTTTGTGGGCCAGGAAGAGTTCCTTATGGGAAATGTGGATGACGGCATTGTCCGGGAGGACATCCGGGACGAGTTCAAGACGTGCAACGTGTACGCCAAGGAAAAATGCCGGGACTGCTTCGCCAGATTTTACTGCAGCGGCGGCTGTGCAGCCAATTCCTGGAATTTCCATCATTCCATCAACGATGTCTATGACATCGGCTGTGAGCTGGAGCGGAAGCGTGTGGAGTGTGCCATCATGATCAAGGCCGCACTGGCGGAGGATGAAGCATAAGCTGCAGGAAAACAGGCTGTACAGGTCTGCGGAGCAGCTGATCATAAATGTCTGTCCGGGCGCAGGGATTTTGGCCAGGCCCGCGGCAGAAGGAAAGATAAGGACAGAAAGATAGAAGAAAGGAAGTAAGCGAAAAGATGAAGAAGAGCAGAGGCGTGATCGTGATGCTCCTGACCGTGCTTGTCATCGGTGCACTGGGCTTCACCTGCATCAACGGGGTGGACAGCACCGGCAGCGGCGCAGCGAAGAATATCAAGCTGGGCCTGGACCTGGCCGGCGGTGTGAGCATCACCTATGAAGCCGAAGGAGATCCGACCAAGGAGCAGATGAAGGATACGGTGTACAAGCTGCAGAAGCGTGTGGAAGGCTACAGCACAGAGGCGCTTGTATATCAGGAGGGCTCTGACCGGATCAACATTGAGATCCCGGGCGTATCAGACGCCAACAAGATCCTGGAGGAGCTGGGCAAACCGGGTTCCCTGGAATTCCAGAATGAGGACGGGGAGACCATCCTTGCGGGAACGGATATCAAGACGGCAGAGGCCGGTACCCAGTCCAACAGCACCACAGGCAGCAAGGATTATGTGGTACAGCTGACACTGACCGACGAGGGTGCCAAGAAGTTTGCCGAGGTCACCGAAGCAAATATCGGCAAGCGCCTGCCTATCGTCTACGACGGTGAAGTGATCAGCGCACCTACCGTACAGAGTGCCATCACCGGCGGCGAAGCGTATATCACCCATCTGGAGTCCTTTGAGGCAGCAGACAATCTGGCTTCCACCATCCGCATCGGTGCCCTTTCCGTAGAGCTGAGCGAGCTGCAGTCCAAGACCGTAGGTGCCCAGCTGGGACAGACCGCTATTTCCACCAGCGTCAAAGCCGGTATCATCGGTCTGATCTGTGTGTTTATCTTTATGTGTATCGTATACCGGATTCCCGGTCTGGCAGCCAGCCTGGCGCTGGTTGTGTATACCGAGCTCATGCTGGCACTGATCAATGCCTTTGATCTGACACTGACCTTGCCGGGCATCGCAGGTATCATTCTTTCCATCGGTATGGCCGTGGACGCCAACGTCATCATTTTTGCCCGGATCCGGGAGGAACTGGCCACCGGCAAGACGGTGAAATCCGCCACCAAGATCGGTTTCCAGAAAGCCCTGTCCGCCATCGTGGACGGCAACATCACCACGCTGATCGCAGCACTGGTGCTGGGCATCAAGGGTACCGGAAGCGTCAAGGGATTTGCCCAGACACTGGGACTTGGTATCGTGCTTTCCATGTTTACGGCTCTGGTGGTCACCCGTCTGATCCTGAACGCATTCATTGCACTGGGCTGCAAGGACGTGAAGTTCTTCGGTGTGCAGAAGGAGCGCAAGACCATCAACTTCCTGGGAAAACGGAAGGTATTCTTTACCGCTTCCCTGGCAGTCATCATCATCGGTTTTATTTCCATGGGCATCCACAGATCCCAGGGCGGCGATATCCTGAACTACAGCCTGGAGTTCAAGGGTGGTACTTCCACCACTGTCACCATGCAGGATGACATGACCATTGACGAGATCGACAGTCAGGTGAAGCCCGTAGTAGAAGGCGTGACCGGAGATGGGGATGTACAGATCCAGAAGGTTACCGGCACCAATGAAATTGTGGTGAAGACGAGAAGCCTGTCCGTAGAGGAGCGCCAGTCCCTCAACGACGCGCTGGTGGATGCATTCTCCGTGGATGAATCCAAGATCACCTCCGAGAACATCAGCTCCACCGTCAGCTCTGAGATGAAATCCGATGCGGTCATTGCTGTGATCATTGCCACCATCGGTATGCTGTTATACATCTGGTTCCGTTTCAAGGATATCCGTTTTGCCACCAGTGCCGTGGCTGCGCTGGTACATGACGTGCTGGTGGTACTCACCTTCTACGCGGTGGCACGGATCTCTGTGGGCAACACGTTCATTGCCTGCATGCTGACCATTGTGGGATATTCCATCAACGCCACCATCGTCATCTTCGACCGGATCCGTGAGAATCTGGCAGCTATGAAGAAGAAAGACGAGCTGGAGGAGCTTGTCAACCGCAGCATCACCCAGACGCTGACCAGATCCATCTACACCTCCTTCACCACCCTGATCACCGTGGTCGTGCTGTACATTCTGGGCGTGACTTCCGTCCGGGAGTTTGCTCTGCCGCTGATCGTCGGTATCGTGTGCGGCGCATACTCTTCCGTATGCATCACCGGTGCTCTCTGGTTTGTGATGAAGAAAAAGCAGGAAAAAGCAGGCGCGAAGAAGGCGTAAATGGCCTGCGGGAAATAGAAAATAGTTACAGTTCACACGCGCCATTCGCAAAATCGCATCTTTGATGCTTTCCGCTGCTTCGCAGCTCATTTTTGCTCATTACCGGGCGCTCCCTTCGTATGTTCATGCAGCCAGATTTTCATGCAAGCATGGAATCTGGCTACAAGAGCATACGAGTGAACTGTAACAGAAAAATAGAGAAAACGTGCGTCCCCGGCGGGAATGGTGTAAAAGACTGTTCCAGGCCGGGGATGTATGCTATAATGATAGTGCGGGTTTGCGAGATGGATCAAGTTGCGAAACACATCGAAGGTTCCGCCTGCGATAGCAGGCAGTAGAGCACGATAGTGTGGGTTCGTGAGATGAAGAAGGGGGATTTTATATGGAAACTAAGAGAGTAACGGCTGTATATTTCAGCCCCTGCGGCAACGCGGGAAAAATTGCAGAGCGGATCGCAGCATCCATGGCGGAGGTGCTGCAGGCAGAGCGGGCGACGGTAGATTTTACCCTGCCGGGAGCGAGAGAGCAGGTATACACCTTTGGTCCGGAGGACGTGGTGGTGTTTGTGATGCCAGTGTACGCAGGTCGTCTGCCCAACAAGATGCTGCCCTGTGTGCAGGAGCTTTTTAAAGGGGATCACACGAAGGCGGTCATTGCCTGTTCCTACGGCAACCGGAGCTTTGGCGACGGTCTGACGGAGCTGCGGGATGAGCTGGTGAACAACGGTTTTGTGCCCTTTGCGGCAGCAGCCATCCCGTCAGAGCACTCCTTTGACAGTCGCCTGGCCACGGGAAGGCCGAACGCAGAGGATCTGGAAGCCATCGGTGCGTTTGCCAAGCAGGCGGCAGAGCGGATCACGGCGGGAACCGCAGAGACCATTGTACAGGTGCCCGGCAACAGCCCGGTGGGCCCCTTACTATACGCCCCTGGGACGGGACGGTCAGCCTGCCAAGTTCCTGAAAGCAAAACCTCTGACGGATATGGAAAAATGCAGCAAATGCGGGATCTGCGCAGGTGCTTGTCCCATGGGCTCCATCGAGGCAGACTGTGTGACCGTATCCGGTGTGTGCATCAAATGCCAGGCCTGCGTGCGGAAGTGTCCGGCGGGCGCCAAATATTTTGAAGATCCGGCCTTCCTTTCCCACAAGGAAATGCTGGTGGAGAACTTTACCGCAAGAAAAGAAAATGAATTCTTTATATGATACCAGAGGACAAAGGTCTGCATCCACGGGAGCTTGCTCACAAGTGGATGAAAGACCTTGGGACTCGCCCAGACATGAGCATAAAAGCGGGATGGTAATCCCGCGATATGCGAATGGATGTGTGAATTGTGAGAGTGCGGAGCACGAAGCAATTCACAGGTATCATCTGAAGGGGAGAAGAGACTATTGTTTCCTGGTGAAAGGGCCGGAAAGGATGGTCTCTTTTTCTCTGTATTTGCAAGTATCCCGAAACTTATGTTACAATGCCTTTTACAGGAGAGATCAGTATGACAGAAGAAAAATGGTTTGTAACAGCCAAGCGGGCGGATTTTCAGGGGATCGCGGACCGGTTTGGCATTTCCCCGGTGACGGCGCGCCTCATCCGCAATCGGGATATTGTGGGGGATGCGGCCATCGACGCGTACCTGCACGGCACGACGAAGGATCTTTCGGATCCCCGTCTCATGAAGGATATGGAGAAGGCGGCGGCCCTCATCGAGGAGAAGATCCGGGAAAAACGGCTCATGCGGATCGTGGGGGACTATGACATCGACGGCGTGTGTTCCTCCTACATTTTGCTCAAGGGCTTCCGGCAGCTGGGGGCGGTGGTGGATGTGCAGATCCCGGACCGCATCAAAGATGGCTACGGCATCAACGAGTCCATCATCCGCAAGGCAGCGGCGGACGGCATCGACACGATTGTGACGTGTGACAATGGCATTTCCGCCATCCCGGAGATTGCCCTGGCAAAGGATTTCGGCATGACGGTGATCGTGACAGACCATCACGATGTGCCCTTTGCGGATCAGCCGGACGGCAGGCGGGTGTTTTTACAGAGCGCGGCGGACGCGGTGGTGAACCCGAAACAGGCGGACTGCGCCTATCCCTTCAAGGTGCTCTGTGGCGCCGGGGTGGCCTACCAGCTCATGCATCTTTTGTATGCCCACGCCTTTGGGGAAGCGGAAGGGGCTGCCAGAAATGAGCAGGAGTTTCTTCCCTTTGCGGCCATCGCCACAGTGGGTGATGTGGTGGATCTCCAGGGAGAAAACCGGATTCTGGTGAAATACGGTCTGCGGGCGCTGGCCTTTGCAGATAATCCGGGGCTGCAGGCGCTGATGCAGGCATGCGGCGTGGATCCGGCGGCGGTGAGCGCCTACCATGTGGGCTTTGTGCTGGGGCCGTGCATCAATGCGGCGGGACGACTGGACACGGCCAGACGCTCGCTGGAGCTTTTTCTCACGGAGGATCCGGAAAAAGCAGTCCAGCTGGCCCAGGAGCTGAAAGAGCTCAACGATGCGCGCAAGGACATGACTCTTCGGGGCACGGAAGAGGCCAAAGCACTCATTGCCCGGAGCGATCTGAAAAACGATGCGGTGCTGGTGGTGCCGCTCTACAGCTGCCATGAGAGTCTGGCAGGCATCATTGCCGGGAAGATCCGGGAGGCGTACCACAGGCCCGCCTTTGTGCTGATCCGGGCGGAGGATGGGATCAAGGGCTCCGGCCGATCTATCGAGCAGTATTCCATGTATGAGGAACTGGTGAAATGCCGGCAGTATCTGGATAAATTCGGCGGACATCCCATGGCGGCGGGCCTGAGCATGCAGGAGGCGGCAGTGGATGATTTCCGTCGAGCATTGAATGCCAACGCGCGGCTGACGGCAGAGGATTTTATCCCCAAAGTGGCCATCGATGTGGCCATGCCCTTTGAGTATGTGACGGAGCAGCAGATCACGGAGCTGTCTTATCTGGAGCCCTTCGGCAAAGCCAACGAGAAGCCCCAGTTTGCCCAGAAGGATGTGGAGGTGTGCAGTGCCCGGGTGTTGGGGAAAAACCGGAATGTCCTGCGCCTGTCCCTGCGAAGTCCCTTCAGCCCGCTTCTTGTGGATGCGGTATCCTTTGCAGACCCGGCGGCATTTGACGCCTACGTCCGGCAGAAGTTCGGCGACGTGGAGGCGGAGAAGATGTATCTGGGCCGGAAGAATGCGGTGCGGCTTTCTGTGGTCTATTATCCCGAGATCCACACGTACCGGGGAGAAAAAAACATCCAGATCGTGGTGAAAAATTACCGGTGATGGGGAGCTTCCTGTCGGAAAATGCATCTGACTGCGGAAAACGGTTTGATATAAA
Above is a window of Oscillospiraceae bacterium NTUH-002-81 DNA encoding:
- a CDS encoding hydrolase, with amino-acid sequence MTREEAWELLTEYNQDAFHLKHAQTVEGVMKYFARELGYADQEEFWGIVGLLHDLDFEQYPEEHCIRSQQIMRERGVPEDIIHATASHGYAITVDIRPEHEMEKVLYATDELTGLIGAVALMRPSKSTMDLELKSLKKKYKTPKFAAGCSREVIQRGADMLGWSLDELLERTILAMREVEKTVGL
- the scfA gene encoding six-cysteine ranthipeptide SCIFF, which gives rise to MAHIKTLNTRGLQGTMKKGGCGECQTSCQSACKTSCTVGNQSCENAR
- the secD gene encoding protein translocase subunit SecD, with the protein product MKKSRGVIVMLLTVLVIGALGFTCINGVDSTGSGAAKNIKLGLDLAGGVSITYEAEGDPTKEQMKDTVYKLQKRVEGYSTEALVYQEGSDRINIEIPGVSDANKILEELGKPGSLEFQNEDGETILAGTDIKTAEAGTQSNSTTGSKDYVVQLTLTDEGAKKFAEVTEANIGKRLPIVYDGEVISAPTVQSAITGGEAYITHLESFEAADNLASTIRIGALSVELSELQSKTVGAQLGQTAISTSVKAGIIGLICVFIFMCIVYRIPGLAASLALVVYTELMLALINAFDLTLTLPGIAGIILSIGMAVDANVIIFARIREELATGKTVKSATKIGFQKALSAIVDGNITTLIAALVLGIKGTGSVKGFAQTLGLGIVLSMFTALVVTRLILNAFIALGCKDVKFFGVQKERKTINFLGKRKVFFTASLAVIIIGFISMGIHRSQGGDILNYSLEFKGGTSTTVTMQDDMTIDEIDSQVKPVVEGVTGDGDVQIQKVTGTNEIVVKTRSLSVEERQSLNDALVDAFSVDESKITSENISSTVSSEMKSDAVIAVIIATIGMLLYIWFRFKDIRFATSAVAALVHDVLVVLTFYAVARISVGNTFIACMLTIVGYSINATIVIFDRIRENLAAMKKKDELEELVNRSITQTLTRSIYTSFTTLITVVVLYILGVTSVREFALPLIVGIVCGAYSSVCITGALWFVMKKKQEKAGAKKA
- a CDS encoding 4Fe-4S binding protein; protein product: MEKCSKCGICAGACPMGSIEADCVTVSGVCIKCQACVRKCPAGAKYFEDPAFLSHKEMLVENFTARKENEFFI
- the recJ gene encoding single-stranded-DNA-specific exonuclease RecJ; protein product: MTEEKWFVTAKRADFQGIADRFGISPVTARLIRNRDIVGDAAIDAYLHGTTKDLSDPRLMKDMEKAAALIEEKIREKRLMRIVGDYDIDGVCSSYILLKGFRQLGAVVDVQIPDRIKDGYGINESIIRKAAADGIDTIVTCDNGISAIPEIALAKDFGMTVIVTDHHDVPFADQPDGRRVFLQSAADAVVNPKQADCAYPFKVLCGAGVAYQLMHLLYAHAFGEAEGAARNEQEFLPFAAIATVGDVVDLQGENRILVKYGLRALAFADNPGLQALMQACGVDPAAVSAYHVGFVLGPCINAAGRLDTARRSLELFLTEDPEKAVQLAQELKELNDARKDMTLRGTEEAKALIARSDLKNDAVLVVPLYSCHESLAGIIAGKIREAYHRPAFVLIRAEDGIKGSGRSIEQYSMYEELVKCRQYLDKFGGHPMAAGLSMQEAAVDDFRRALNANARLTAEDFIPKVAIDVAMPFEYVTEQQITELSYLEPFGKANEKPQFAQKDVEVCSARVLGKNRNVLRLSLRSPFSPLLVDAVSFADPAAFDAYVRQKFGDVEAEKMYLGRKNAVRLSVVYYPEIHTYRGEKNIQIVVKNYR